The window GCCCCAGACCCATTGCAAGGGCCAAAGACTGCGAGATGATGGCAACTTCTTCTGAATGGGCGAGAGTATAGGTATCCTTGGCGTCTATGGCCTTGCCGAGTGATTCCGCAAGCTGGTGGATGATTTCTGTCACAGCAGAGCTGCAAGGAACGAGTTTTTCGCGGCGGGTGGCGCTTCCGGCAAGATTAAGGCGAGAATGGCACAACATTACGTATCCTTATGGTCGGCGAAACGCGCCGCTCACGTTCAGACGTGCGGGCAGGATTGAAAACACTTTTCAGATGAGGTCACGAATTAGCAGGTTTGAAATTTAATTTCAATGTCAATTTAGCCACCTTCGTAAAAATTTGCAAGGTAGATAATACACATGATAATCAAAAAATAATATTCAATAACAGTATATTATCAACATATAGCAACTCATAATCTGCGAAGCAGTTTTTGTAACAACACCTGATAATCACGCAAAACAGGGCCGCCCCAATGGAGCAGCCCTGTTGTTTATGCATTATGCGCCCGGTTCTGGCCGGGGCCAAGTTTATTCTTCAATCCAGCTTCTGGCCCGCTCCACAGCGCGGTGCCACTGGTGCAGCAGTTCCTGCCGACGGTCTTCGGGCATGTTGGGCTCAAAGCGGCGGTCAAGTTTCCACTGGGCGCAGAGCTGCTCTTCGCTTTCCCAGAAGCCCACAGCCAGACCGGCAAGGTAGGCCGCGCCAAGGGCGGTTGTTTCCGTAACCATGGGGCGCTCAACAACCACGCCTGTGAGGTTGGCCTGGCACTGCATGAGCATGTTGTTGCGGCTTGCGCCGCCGTCCACGCGCAGGGTGGTCAGGGGAACGCCCGCGTCTTTCTGCATGGCCTCCATGATGTCGAGGGTCTGCAGGGCAATGGATTCAATCGCCGCCCTGGCAATGTGCCCACGGTTGGTGCCGCGCGTGATGCCAACCATGGTGCCTCGGGCGTACTGATCCCAGTAGGGAGCGCCCATGCCCACAAAAGCGGGCACAAGGTACACGCCGCCATTGTCCGGCACGGTGATGGCAAGGCTTTCCATTTCAGAAGAGTCACGAATAAAGCCAAGGCCGTCGCGCAGCCACTGCACCACTGCGCCGCCCACAAAAACACTGCCCTCAAGTGCGTAATAACGGCCCTTGGGCGTTTCCCACGCCACGGTGGTCAGCATGTTGTTCTTGCTTTCGCGGGCCTTGGTGCCTGTGTTGAGCAGCAGGAAGCAGCCCGTGCCATAGGTGTTTTTGGCCATGCCTTCGTTCATGCAGGCATTGCCGTAGGTAGCGGCCTGCTGGTCGCCAGCCACGCCCGCAATGGGCACAGCCTGACCGAAAAATTCAGGATGGGTCTGCGCCATGACGCTGGAGGAGGGGGCCACTTCGGGCAGCATGGCGCGCGGCACGCCGATGATTTCAAGCAGTTCATCATCCCACTGGCCAGTGTGAATGTTGAAGAGCAGGGTGCGGCTGGCGTTGGAAGGGTCGGTCACATGCGCGCCGCGCTTGCTGAAGTTCCAGATAAGCCATGTATCAATGGTGCCGAAAAGCAGTTCGCCCGCTTCGGCCTTGGCGCGAGCGCCGGGCACGTTGTCGAGTATCCAGCGCACCTTGGTGCCGGAAAAATAGGCATCGAGCACAAGGCCGGTTTTCTGACGAATAACGTCAGCCTTGCCCGCAGCGCGCAGCTGGTCGCAAAAACCAGCCGTACGGCGGTCTTGCCACACAATGGCATTGTATACGGGTGCGCCGGTGGCCTTGTCCCACACAACAGTGGTTTCGCGCTGGTTGGTGATGCCCACTGCGGCCAGTTCGTTGCTCTGCACGTTGGCGTGTTTCAGGCATTCCTTGGCAACATGCGACTGCGTGTCAAAGATTTCATTGGGGTTATGTTCAACCCAGCCGGGCTGGGGGAATATCTGGGTAAATTCCCGCTGGGCAACCTGTACTATGTTGGCATCGCGGTCAAAAAGAATGGCGCGCGAGCTGGTAGTGCCCTGATCAAGCGACAGAATGTATTTATGAGCCATATAATCCTCCGAAAGCATGGTTGTTGTTTGTTGCCGCAACGCGCAGGAGTACCGGAACCTGTGCGCTGAGGCAGCACGGAGTTGCTCAGAAAGTCTAAATCAGGCCTACGGCCTTGCCCACAACGTAGGCAAGCACAGCGCCGACCATGGGAGCGCACACCGGAATCCAGGCATAGGCCCAATCAGAAGAACCCTTGCCGGCAATGGGCAGCACCGCATGCGCAATGCGGGGGCCAAGGTCACGGGCGGGGTTGATGGCGTAACCGGTGGGGCCGCCAAGGCTGAGACCCAAGGCCCACACGAGGATGCCCACCATGTAGGGGCCGTAACCGGAAGGCAGGGTGCCGTTGTTGGTGTGAAAAATGGCAAAGATGCCAAAAAGTAGCATGAACGTGCCGATAACTTCGCACAGGAAGTTCTGACCGTAGCTGCGGATGGCAGGGGCGGTGCTGAAAACAGCCAGCTTGAGGCCGGGATCTTCAGTCGGTGCCCAGTGGGGCAGGTAGGCAAGCCAGACAATGGCAGCGCCGGTGAAACCGCCAGCGATTTGCGCCAGCATGGTTACGAAAGCCTGGCTCGCGCCGTAAACGCCAAGCATGGTCTTGGCCAGGGTTACAGCCGGGTTAAGGTCAGCCTGGGGCGCGCCAAGCGCCACCGATGTAAACACCCCGAGCATGACGCCAAAAGCCCAGCCCGCCGTGATAACAATCCAGCCGCCGCCGTTGCCCTTGGAGTCTTTAAGCAAAACGCAGGCAACAACGCCAGCACCAAAGGTAATCAGCATCATCGTTCCAAAAAATTCACCAAGAAGGTTGGTCATGGGCAGATCCTTCACAAGTAGTTGATATGGTAGCAAGTCCTGAGGCTTGCCATTTCCTGTTCCAATAGCTTGCTGGTAAAAATGGGGGGACTGCTTGGCGCAATGTTCCTTTCTGCTTGGATGCCGAAGGCTCTTTGATATTTGAGTGTCGTTTTACAAAACGTGCGTGTCTGATGCAGATTGAGCCGAAGCATCACAATTGGTTATATGTTTGTAAGGAATACTAATCCTATATTTGATATATTATGGGATGAAAAAAAAGATTGCAAGTACATTGCAATCGTTACAACCAGTAAGAATTATTATTCTTAGGCGTAAGTTCATTCGGGTTGTTTTTAGCATAAAATTGTCAGCAAACTAAAAAGGCCGCCCGAAGGCGGCCAGATACAATAGGAATGAAAGGCGCATCAGCCGTGAGTTTTCATGTCGCGTATAAGGCCTTGCAGTGCAGCCGTCTGCTGGGAGAGGGCACCCACTGCCTTGCTTGCGTGATCCATCGCCTGCGCTGTTTCGGCAGAAATGGTTGCGACTTGCTCGACCGATCTGTTGATTTCTTCGCTGGTTGCCGACTGCTGCTCACTTGCAGCGGCAATTGCCTGAATTTGATCGTTAACATGCTCCACATACTCAAGTATTTGCCGCAATGCATCGCCAGAACGGGCAGAGAGCGTGGTTGCTTCTTCAATGGCTGCGCCCACGTCTTCCACATTATCAATATTTTTTCTCGTGCCCTGCTGAATGCCGCTGATGGCGTCCCCAACTTCACGGGTGGCTGTCATGGTCTTTTCTGCAAGTTTGCGCACTTCATCAGCCACCACGGCAAAGCCCCGGCCTGCATCGCCAGCACGGGCAGCCTCAATGGCGGCGTTGAGCGCAAGCAGGTTTGTCTGGTCGGCAATATCCGCAATGACGTTCATGATCTGGCCAATGGCTTCGGCCTGTTTGCCCAAGGCCCCCATATCCTGCTTGATTGCCAATGATTTTGCATGAATGGACTTAATGTTCTCAACCGCAGTGCTCACAATCTGTACGCCTTCAATGGTCTGTTTTTGAGCGTTGCCAGAAACCCCTGCTGCGAGTTGGGCATTTTTGGCAACCTCAAGCACTGTCGCATTCATTTCTTCCATTGCGGTGGCAGTTTCGTGTACGCGGTTTGACTGTTCATCCGCTCCACGGCTGGATTGGGTTATCTGCGTAGAAAGCTGCTCCGCAGCGCCAGAGATTACTTCAACCACTTCTTCAAGTTGCTGGGCTGCCTGCAACATGCCTTCCGCCCTGGCCCTTTCAGCCATCAGCTTTGATTGCTGGGCTTCGGCAGTTGCCTTGCGGGCGGTTTCGGCTTGCAGTTCTGCCTCAGCCTGCCGCGTTGAGGCCTGGGTGAAACTTTCGCTGAGTTTGTCGCGCATTTCACGCATGGCGGCAAACAGGCCGCAGTTTTTACGGCTGCCGTGCAGGTTCATATCCACTTCAAGGTCGCCGTGGGCAATTTTGCGCGCCACTTCTGCAACATCGGCAGGTTCCGCTCCAAGCTGCGCCATGAATGACCGGATTGTAAAAAATGCCCCAAGTGAGCCAGTAATAATTGAAATTCCGGTCAGAACCCATTGCAGGATCAGGCTTGTGGCAAGCTCGTCCTTTAACGTGCTCAGGTTGTGGCTTGCCATGCCGGTCTGTTCTTCAATAAATGGTTCCAGAGCCGTTGTGAGGGCTTCTGTGGCATTGTCGAAATCTTCCATGAGTTCGTTGCCGGCCTCTATGCCCTGGTTGATGTAAGCATCGGCCATCTTGCGGCCCAGCGCGTACATGGCGT of the Desulfovibrio desulfuricans DSM 642 genome contains:
- a CDS encoding methyl-accepting chemotaxis protein, whose amino-acid sequence is MQLKVATRLWLGFGSIFFLMLLSALIMRHNLSQADRLADTTANESMPLAMLAADMKLQTVQVQQFLSDVSATHSPDGYKEAQESADTFHEHAEKFQNKFALENNKKSQERLAALVKSFDAMYALGRKMADAYINQGIEAGNELMEDFDNATEALTTALEPFIEEQTGMASHNLSTLKDELATSLILQWVLTGISIITGSLGAFFTIRSFMAQLGAEPADVAEVARKIAHGDLEVDMNLHGSRKNCGLFAAMREMRDKLSESFTQASTRQAEAELQAETARKATAEAQQSKLMAERARAEGMLQAAQQLEEVVEVISGAAEQLSTQITQSSRGADEQSNRVHETATAMEEMNATVLEVAKNAQLAAGVSGNAQKQTIEGVQIVSTAVENIKSIHAKSLAIKQDMGALGKQAEAIGQIMNVIADIADQTNLLALNAAIEAARAGDAGRGFAVVADEVRKLAEKTMTATREVGDAISGIQQGTRKNIDNVEDVGAAIEEATTLSARSGDALRQILEYVEHVNDQIQAIAAASEQQSATSEEINRSVEQVATISAETAQAMDHASKAVGALSQQTAALQGLIRDMKTHG
- a CDS encoding MIP/aquaporin family protein; protein product: MTNLLGEFFGTMMLITFGAGVVACVLLKDSKGNGGGWIVITAGWAFGVMLGVFTSVALGAPQADLNPAVTLAKTMLGVYGASQAFVTMLAQIAGGFTGAAIVWLAYLPHWAPTEDPGLKLAVFSTAPAIRSYGQNFLCEVIGTFMLLFGIFAIFHTNNGTLPSGYGPYMVGILVWALGLSLGGPTGYAINPARDLGPRIAHAVLPIAGKGSSDWAYAWIPVCAPMVGAVLAYVVGKAVGLI
- the glpK gene encoding glycerol kinase GlpK is translated as MAHKYILSLDQGTTSSRAILFDRDANIVQVAQREFTQIFPQPGWVEHNPNEIFDTQSHVAKECLKHANVQSNELAAVGITNQRETTVVWDKATGAPVYNAIVWQDRRTAGFCDQLRAAGKADVIRQKTGLVLDAYFSGTKVRWILDNVPGARAKAEAGELLFGTIDTWLIWNFSKRGAHVTDPSNASRTLLFNIHTGQWDDELLEIIGVPRAMLPEVAPSSSVMAQTHPEFFGQAVPIAGVAGDQQAATYGNACMNEGMAKNTYGTGCFLLLNTGTKARESKNNMLTTVAWETPKGRYYALEGSVFVGGAVVQWLRDGLGFIRDSSEMESLAITVPDNGGVYLVPAFVGMGAPYWDQYARGTMVGITRGTNRGHIARAAIESIALQTLDIMEAMQKDAGVPLTTLRVDGGASRNNMLMQCQANLTGVVVERPMVTETTALGAAYLAGLAVGFWESEEQLCAQWKLDRRFEPNMPEDRRQELLHQWHRAVERARSWIEE